In Candidatus Firestonebacteria bacterium RIFOXYD2_FULL_39_29, the sequence ATTTCCAAAATCTCCCATCGCGTTTATGGCTGCTTTGCGGATTTCAATATCCTTATCCTTTAAATTACTTATTAATACCGGTACAGCTGTTTTATCTTTCAACCTGCCAAAAATAATTATTTCTTTTATACTGAATTTTATTACGTCTGAATATTATAAAACTCCGCGGACAGGCTGTCCTAAGTTTCGGCAAGTGGAATTCAATTTTATCCCGCTTTATGATATATTTCCTATCGGGAAAAGCTTTGCATATTATTCATGCCGCATTTCGGCACGAGGCAGACAAAAATCCGCCGAGTTTAAGGGCGGGCATCCACGGAGTTAGCTCGCGGGGTTTTCTTTGGCATAACATCATAAAGCATTAAATACTTATTCCCTGTAGACATCTTTTCTATGACCTACCCGCAAAATAAGTATACCATCATGGACGGCCGTATAAATAATTCTGTAGTTTCCTATTCTATAACTGTAGCATTTATTGAAAAACCCTTTTAACGGTTTACCTTTATTTGGATTTGAAGCAATTTCATTTTCAACGATTTTTCTGATACTGTTCTGCATTTTGGTGTCTATGTTTTTAATGTCTCTTAAAACACTGTTTTTCCAGAATATTTTAGGCATGTTTTTTTGTTTTTTTCCAAAATTCTTCATTTGAAAGTATTTTGTCGCCAGGATCATTAAGCCGGTCAAGGGCTATTTGATAGTCAATGAAATCATCCAGATAAAGTTCGAGCGCTTTCTTTATGATGTAGGATTTTGAACGATCAGTTATTTTAACAATCTCTTTCAGCTTTTCTTCCAGAGGATTGTCAGGTCTGAAAATAATGAAATTTGATTTATGAGTTTTTGTTAAAGCCATTTGTATTACCTCCTACACATAAGTATAGCATCTATATACAATTATGTCAAGTCCACCACAGAAATTCCTCAACTTGGTAATTTTTTGTAGATGCCATATTCCAAATGTAGTTGCCTGATTTAATCAGGCGCAATTAGCAGGCTCGATGAATCAACTATATGTGTTTCTGTTTTCACGGCAGAGGATTTGCTATTACTTTTGAATACACAGTCCAATGAGAATGCAGTGTTTTTGAGAATACGGAGAAAACACCGGTTAAGGTGACAAGAAGCAACGCAATAATTAACACATATTCCACCATAGCTTGACCTGATTTTCTCACGTTTTACTCCAGTAAAACTTGTTAATAAAGTTTATAAGGTTTTTAAGGTTTATAAAGTTGTTTTCATAGGAACTATAATCTTTTATCAATTTAAAAATAACAAGTAATAATATAAATATTTTAAAATTATTTAACATTTTTTTCTTTCTTTTTCACCCTTTTGCTTTTACTTTATTAACCTTACAAACTTTACAAACCTTATGAACCTCTCCGAGCTTACGCACGGAGTTTCGACGATAGGAGATTTTTAATTATTCATGCCAAATTCATCCCACGAGCTCACGCTCGNNNNNNNNNNNNNNCACGCTCGGGGTTTTCTTTGGCATAACGTCATAAACTCTCGCCTACTTAACCAACCTAATCATACCTTTAACGGCCTTGCTTAATCCTGAAAATATTGACTCTGAAATGATACTATGCCCTATTGAAAACTCTTCTATAATGTCTAGTTTTCTCAGGCGCGTTACGTTTTTGTAATTCAACCCGTGACCGGCGTTTATCCGAAGGCCCAGAAGCTTTGCCAGAATAGCGGCTTCTTTTATTTTTAAGAACTCTTTATATTCTGCTTTTTTGTTCTTAACATCAGCATAAGTACCGGTGTGGATCTCTATAAAATCAGCGCCGGTGTCTTTTGAGGCTTTTACCTGTTTAATATCGGGATCGACGAACATACTTACGAGTATTTTCTTTTTGTGGAATTCCTTTACTATTTTCTTTAATCTGTTCTTTTGTCCAAAAACATCAAGACCGCCTTCCGTTGTCAGCTCCTGCCTTTTTTCCGGAACCAGCGTTACCCAGTCCGGCCGTACTTTTAAAGCAACCTTAACAATTTCTTTTGATGCTGCCATCTCCAGGT encodes:
- a CDS encoding pyridoxine 5'-phosphate synthase; translation: MAKLNVNIDHVATLRQQRLGKEPSTVKAAKVVEASGADGITIHLREDRRHIQDFDVYAIKKIVKTKLNLEMAASKEIVKVALKVRPDWVTLVPEKRQELTTEGGLDVFGQKNRLKKIVKEFHKKKILVSMFVDPDIKQVKASKDTGADFIEIHTGTYADVKNKKAEYKEFLKIKEAAILAKLLGLRINAGHGLNYKNVTRLRKLDIIEEFSIGHSIISESIFSGLSKAVKGMIRLVK